The following proteins are encoded in a genomic region of Triticum dicoccoides isolate Atlit2015 ecotype Zavitan chromosome 1B, WEW_v2.0, whole genome shotgun sequence:
- the LOC119345911 gene encoding cytochrome P450 94C1-like, translating to MFFLMGAGAGADSTTCHVAAHALASPVAAVFFASAVCTLALAVLLGSMRLRPPWWCACAVCEAYLTASWTGEFDNLCDWFAHLLRREPGRTVHVHVLGNVLTANPATVEHMLRGRFENYPKGAPFSAILADFLGRGIFNVDGDSWLFQRKLAAAELASPAIRAFTASVVASELRCRLIPLLHSATAGQGGGEKLLDLQDVFRRFAFDCICKISFGLDPGCLELSLPMSAFADAFDTASMLSARRATAPMHVVWKLKRLLNIGDERELRDAIGLVDDLATEVIRQRRKLGSATASGDDLLSRFMGSINDDKYLRDIVVSFLLAGRDTVASALTAFFLLLSDHPHVADAIRDEVSRVTAGGKDVDDHPAIATSDKLKDMHYVHAALYECMRLFPPVQFDSKFAAGEDTLPDGTPVAKGTRVTYHAYAMGRMESVWGPDCAEFRPERWLRDNQFVPESPYRYPVFQGGVRVCIGKELAIMEMKAAIVAVVQGFDIETVGRSSRRPKFAPGLTAAFAGGVPVRVRRRALASG from the coding sequence ATGTTCTTCCTcatgggcgcgggcgcgggcgcggatTCGACCACGTGTCACGTCGCGGCGCACGCCCTGGCGAGCCCGGTGGCCGCCGTCTTCTTCGCCTCGGCCGTGTGCACGCTGGCCCTCGCCGTGCTCCTGGGCTCCATGCGGCTGCGGCCGCCGTGGTGGTGCGCGTGCGCGGTGTGCGAGGCGTACCTGACGGCATCGTGGACGGGCGAGTTCGACAACCTCTGCGACTGGTTCGCCCACCTGCTGCGCCGCGAGCCCGGGCGGACCGTGCACGTGCACGTCCTCGGCAACGTGCTCACCGCCAACCCGGCCACCGTCGAGCACATGCTGCGCGGCCGGTTCGAGAACTACCCCAAGGGCGCGCCCTTCTCCGCCATCCTCGCCGACTTCCTCGGCCGTGGCATATTCAACGTCGACGGCGACTCCTGGCTCTTCCAGcgcaagctcgccgccgccgagctcgcgtCCCCGGCGATCCGCGCGTTCACGGCCAGCGTCGTGGCTTCCGAGCTGAGGTGCCGCCTCATTCCTCTGCTCCACTCTGCCACCGCTGGACAGGGTGGCGGGGAGAAGCTGCTCGACCTGCAGGACGTGTTCCGCCGCTTCGCTTTCGACTGCATATGCAAGATTTCCTTCGGCCTCGACCCCGGCTGCCTCGAGCTGTCTCTGCCCATGTCGGCGTTCGCCGACGCTTTCGACACGGCGTcgatgctctcggcgcggcgagcgaCGGCACCCATGCATGTGGTCTGGAAGCTTAAGCGGTTGCTGAACATAGGGGATGAGCGGGAGCTCCGCGACGCGATCGGCCTCGTCGACGATCTTGCCACCGAGGTCATCCGGCAGCGCCGCAAGCTCGGCTCCGCTACTGCCTCGGGCGACGACCTCCTCTCGCGCTTCATGGGCTCCATCAACGATGACAAGTACCTCCGCGACATCGTTGTGAGCTTCCTGCTGGCCGGGCGCGACACCGTCGCCTCTGCTCTCAccgccttcttcctgctcctctcgGACCACCCCCACGTCGCCGACGCGATCCGGGACGAGGTCTCCCGCGTCACCGCCGGAGGGAAGGACGTCGACGACCACCCCGCGATCGCCACCTCCGACAAGCTCAAGGACATGCACTACGTGCACGCGGCCCTGTACGAGTGCATGCGGCTGTTCCCACCGGTGCAGTTCGACTCCAAGTTCGCGGCCGGCGAGGACACGCTCCCGGACGGCACGCCCGTGGCCAAGGGCACCCGGGTGACCTACCACGCGTACGCCATGGGACGGATGGAGTCCGTGTGGGGGCCCGACTGCGCCGAGTTCCGGCCGGAGAGGTGGCTCCGTGACAACCAGTTCGTGCCGGAGAGCCCGTACCGGTACCCGGTGTTCCAGGGCGGCGTGCGCGTCTGCATTGGCAAGGAGCTGGCCATCATGGAGATGAAGGCGGCCATCGTGGCCGTGGTCCAGGGCTTCGACATCGAGACGGTCGggcggagctcgcggcggcccaaGTTCGCGCCGGGGCTCACCGCCGCGTTCGCAGGGGGAGTGCCGGTCAGAGTGCGCCGGCGAGCGCTCGCGAGCGGCTAG